A genomic segment from Halobellus litoreus encodes:
- a CDS encoding pentapeptide repeat-containing protein encodes MGDSSGTRCTFTFDPAAWSEQVGTRSPLYGDLLEDGEVWRCPHEAGGDAERCLFHRPVAEKDDQAVRNAFLEQIDEVGRKPKQFIGARFGALALDHRIVECRDNHRIDLRHARFEGETNLRYAIVRQPLALEGATFAARPIFTETTFEGEVYLSKAAFETSARFIEAEFSQGVWGYKTEFADADFHMAEFGGPVDFSEAAFESAQFRENEFASVARFELATFESVTFSGSRFGGRVYFDEATVPESVNLGKTAFEASASFEDLELDVGHCCVDLGEASIPSGRLHVPESGTLVYDLADATLGDVEIAGAEAVERHIDRFRVLNTTFDGFDFGRYRTLLHERDWNVHAVVDVPELDDGAGSPSAGDLESTYLKAKNGANDIGDTKAAAEFFRREMLSRRDQYVPTTLDGDADPRERVAAAGRWAANSLLNVTAGYGERPSRVIGVSVGTILLFSGLFAVVQPVPPYETSIGYLILSLESFITLVLGGAEDVGSPWIRLLAQIEGFVGAFLIALFVFTLTRSIHR; translated from the coding sequence ATGGGCGACTCCTCGGGGACGCGGTGTACGTTCACGTTCGACCCCGCGGCCTGGAGCGAGCAGGTCGGGACGAGAAGTCCGTTGTACGGGGACCTCCTGGAAGACGGGGAGGTCTGGCGGTGTCCCCACGAGGCCGGCGGCGACGCCGAGAGGTGTCTCTTCCACCGCCCCGTGGCGGAGAAAGACGACCAAGCCGTCAGAAACGCGTTTCTCGAACAGATCGACGAGGTCGGCCGGAAGCCGAAGCAGTTCATCGGGGCGCGCTTCGGTGCGCTCGCGCTCGACCACCGAATCGTCGAGTGCCGGGACAACCACCGGATCGACCTGCGGCACGCCCGGTTCGAGGGCGAGACCAACCTCCGCTATGCGATCGTTCGACAGCCGCTCGCCCTGGAGGGCGCGACGTTCGCCGCCCGGCCGATATTCACCGAGACCACGTTCGAGGGCGAGGTGTACCTGAGCAAGGCCGCGTTCGAGACATCCGCCCGGTTCATCGAGGCCGAGTTCTCCCAGGGCGTCTGGGGGTACAAGACCGAGTTCGCCGACGCCGACTTCCATATGGCGGAGTTCGGCGGGCCGGTCGACTTCAGCGAGGCGGCGTTCGAGTCGGCGCAGTTCCGGGAGAACGAGTTCGCGTCGGTGGCCCGGTTCGAACTCGCCACCTTCGAGTCGGTGACGTTCTCCGGCAGCCGGTTCGGCGGCCGCGTCTACTTCGACGAGGCGACGGTGCCCGAGAGCGTGAATCTGGGAAAGACGGCGTTCGAGGCGTCGGCGTCGTTCGAAGACCTCGAACTCGACGTCGGTCACTGCTGTGTCGACCTGGGTGAGGCGTCGATACCGTCCGGTCGACTCCACGTGCCCGAGTCGGGGACCCTCGTGTACGACCTGGCCGACGCGACGCTCGGCGACGTCGAGATCGCCGGTGCGGAAGCGGTCGAGCGACACATCGATCGTTTCCGCGTGCTCAACACCACGTTCGACGGGTTCGACTTCGGTCGCTACCGAACGTTGCTCCACGAGCGAGACTGGAACGTCCACGCGGTGGTCGACGTCCCGGAGCTCGACGACGGTGCGGGATCGCCCTCGGCCGGAGACCTCGAGAGCACGTACCTCAAGGCGAAGAACGGTGCGAACGACATCGGCGACACCAAGGCAGCCGCGGAGTTCTTCCGGCGGGAGATGCTCAGCAGACGCGACCAGTACGTCCCGACGACACTCGATGGCGACGCTGATCCCCGAGAGCGCGTCGCCGCCGCGGGCAGGTGGGCGGCGAACTCGCTTCTGAACGTCACGGCCGGGTACGGCGAGCGTCCCTCGCGGGTGATCGGCGTCTCCGTCGGCACGATACTCCTGTTTAGTGGGCTCTTCGCCGTCGTTCAGCCGGTTCCGCCCTACGAGACGTCGATCGGCTATCTCATCCTGAGCCTCGAATCGTTCATCACGCTCGTCTTGGGCGGTGCAGAAGACGTCGGAAGCCCCTGGATCCGCCTGCTGGCCCAGATCGAGGGGTTCGTCGGCGCCTTCCTCATCGCGCTGTTCGTGTTCACGTTGACGCGCTCGATACACCGGTGA
- a CDS encoding aldo/keto reductase, with the protein MTRRNASDTFEIGGELPVHRLGYGAMRLTGEDIIGEPDDVENAKKVLQTAVSLGIDFIDTADSYGPGVSERLIGETLAPYADDLVVATKGGLLRNREGEWLRSGSPDSLRNAVLASLDRLRTDSIDLYQYHRVDPDVDLEESVTALAELKDDGVIRHVGLSNVSAEQLETARDIVDVATVQNQYNLANRESEAVLDVCESNDIGFIPWFPLGAGDLGEKASVLSDVADTHDASEYQVALAWLLQHSPVILPIPGTSSVSHLKENVAASHLELSDEEMRRLDE; encoded by the coding sequence ATGACACGCAGAAACGCGAGCGACACGTTCGAGATCGGCGGCGAACTGCCCGTTCACCGACTGGGCTACGGCGCGATGCGACTCACCGGCGAAGACATCATCGGCGAGCCCGACGACGTCGAGAACGCGAAGAAAGTGCTCCAGACGGCGGTGAGCCTCGGTATCGATTTCATCGACACCGCGGACTCCTACGGCCCCGGAGTCAGCGAACGTCTGATCGGGGAGACGCTGGCACCGTACGCCGACGACCTCGTAGTCGCGACGAAGGGGGGACTGCTCCGAAATAGGGAGGGCGAGTGGCTGCGGTCCGGGAGCCCGGACAGCCTCCGGAACGCGGTGTTGGCCAGCCTGGACCGGCTCCGAACCGACAGCATCGATCTGTATCAGTACCATCGCGTCGACCCGGACGTCGACCTCGAAGAGTCGGTCACGGCGCTCGCCGAACTGAAAGACGACGGCGTGATCCGACACGTCGGCCTCAGCAACGTGAGCGCCGAACAGTTGGAGACCGCGCGGGACATCGTCGACGTCGCGACTGTCCAGAACCAGTACAACCTCGCGAACCGCGAGTCCGAGGCGGTCCTCGACGTCTGCGAGTCCAACGACATCGGCTTCATCCCGTGGTTCCCGCTCGGCGCGGGCGACCTGGGCGAGAAGGCCTCGGTGCTGTCGGACGTCGCCGACACCCACGACGCCTCCGAGTACCAGGTCGCGCTCGCGTGGCTGCTCCAGCACTCGCCGGTGATCCTGCCGATTCCGGGTACGTCGTCGGTCTCCCACCTCAAGGAGAACGTCGCCGCCTCGCACCTCGAACTGTCCGACGAGGAGATGCGGCGGCTGGACGAATAG